In Shouchella patagoniensis, the following are encoded in one genomic region:
- a CDS encoding AraC family transcriptional regulator: protein MDDVRDKGELARIIERFTKKDGTYQTVIPALRFIRASHMSEPVHSVYEPSLCIVAQGSKLVMLGNENFQYGVGSYLTASVHLPITGQVIEASLETPYLSLQLQLDMKQILDIIRASDQEAKPDGVVRRGLMINHLNDTLYDATLRFVRLLETPHDIPILAPTMMREMVYRVIQNDQGEVLRQFALMGSHTQRIAKVIKRLNRDFSLPLRIEKLAEEATMSPSSLYYYFKKITAMSPIQYQKRLRLQEARRLLLSDQIEAAEAAFQVGYESPSHFSRDYARLFNEPPKRDIRRLRETMKNEKIRSY from the coding sequence ATGGATGACGTAAGGGATAAAGGAGAGTTGGCACGAATCATAGAACGGTTTACGAAAAAAGACGGTACCTATCAGACGGTGATTCCTGCTTTGCGTTTTATTCGCGCGTCTCATATGTCCGAGCCGGTTCATTCCGTATATGAACCTTCCCTTTGCATCGTAGCACAAGGTTCAAAATTGGTTATGCTGGGAAATGAAAACTTCCAATATGGTGTTGGCAGCTATTTAACGGCTTCCGTCCATTTACCGATTACAGGCCAAGTCATAGAAGCTTCCCTGGAAACACCTTATTTGAGCCTTCAATTGCAACTCGATATGAAGCAGATCCTCGATATCATCCGCGCTTCCGATCAAGAAGCAAAGCCCGACGGTGTCGTTAGGCGCGGCTTGATGATCAACCATCTAAACGATACGCTTTACGATGCCACACTTCGTTTCGTCCGATTGCTGGAAACGCCACACGATATTCCGATACTAGCCCCCACTATGATGCGAGAAATGGTATATCGAGTCATCCAAAACGATCAAGGTGAGGTCTTGAGACAATTTGCTTTAATGGGTAGCCATACACAGCGAATTGCAAAGGTGATCAAACGACTTAACCGGGATTTCTCGCTGCCCTTGCGCATTGAAAAGTTAGCCGAGGAAGCAACAATGAGCCCTTCTTCCTTGTATTATTACTTCAAGAAGATAACGGCGATGAGCCCAATACAGTATCAGAAGAGGCTTAGGTTACAAGAAGCACGTCGATTGCTTCTATCTGATCAGATAGAAGCAGCAGAAGCTGCCTTTCAAGTCGGCTATGAAAGCCCTTCACACTTTAGCCGAGATTATGCACGCTTGTTTAATGAACCCCCCAAAAGGGATATTCGGCGCTTGCGTGAAACGATGAAAAACGAAAAAATTAGATCATACTAA
- a CDS encoding phosphogluconate dehydrogenase C-terminal domain-containing protein — MKKKQITLIGAGGKMGTRITANLIKNGGFITHFCESSANKKEELATKGIQVREVSEVVPDSDFIILATPDTVLGPVSAQVVPMMKPDAVLITLDPAAAYANLLADRDEITSVVAHPCHPSVFGKHLTEEEHADFFGGIAAKQDVVAAKYSGKDSLYEQSKEVIRSMYAPVETVHTITVKQMAILEPTLAEVITCMIGTVLNESLEETVKKGVPEEAAKAMLYGHIQIALAVALKGTNPFSDACMVAIEYGKEAIIKEDWKRVFDDEALDHVLKEMLHLDHAIQR, encoded by the coding sequence ATGAAAAAAAAGCAAATTACATTAATTGGTGCTGGCGGAAAGATGGGAACACGTATTACGGCGAATTTAATAAAAAATGGAGGATTTATCACTCACTTTTGCGAAAGCTCTGCAAACAAAAAGGAGGAGTTAGCGACTAAAGGCATACAGGTGAGAGAAGTATCTGAAGTTGTTCCTGATAGTGACTTTATTATTTTAGCAACACCAGATACCGTTCTTGGTCCAGTGTCCGCTCAAGTGGTACCTATGATGAAACCTGATGCTGTATTAATTACCCTTGATCCTGCTGCTGCATATGCGAATCTTCTAGCAGACCGTGACGAGATTACATCCGTTGTGGCCCATCCTTGTCATCCGTCTGTATTTGGAAAGCATCTAACAGAAGAGGAGCATGCTGATTTCTTTGGAGGTATTGCTGCAAAACAGGATGTTGTCGCCGCTAAGTATTCAGGGAAAGACTCCTTATACGAACAGTCAAAAGAAGTCATACGCTCGATGTATGCACCAGTTGAAACGGTTCATACCATTACCGTAAAACAAATGGCGATTTTAGAACCAACTTTAGCTGAAGTAATCACTTGTATGATCGGGACGGTTTTAAATGAAAGCCTTGAAGAAACAGTGAAGAAGGGTGTACCAGAAGAAGCGGCCAAAGCGATGCTATACGGTCACATTCAAATCGCTCTCGCTGTTGCTCTTAAAGGAACAAATCCTTTCTCTGATGCATGCATGGTTGCAATTGAGTACGGAAAAGAAGCGATTATTAAAGAAGATTGGAAACGCGTATTTGACGATGAAGCGCTTGATCACGTCTTAAAAGAAATGCTCCATCTTGACCACGCTATTCAAAGATAA
- a CDS encoding sugar phosphate isomerase/epimerase family protein, with protein MQIGLSTYAFFWQHNRKSRPLTMLDMIKDTKSYGGEVFQICDYPPLEKATTEELKNIADYADFLEVKLEIGTRGINKEHLLHFKKIAETLRAKVVRTMLHTPDDKPSNAEACERLQSVLPFYKEANIQLSLETYEQVPTRQLIDIVCTLNHSHLGICLDPANTIASLEMPGDVIKNTAPFVNNLHVKDFHFTRHDGWVGFSLTGTSLGKGLLNTDLLMNSLNQKKNKELSAILEFWLPFQGTIEKTIEIEKKWIEESMNYLRRITT; from the coding sequence GTGCAAATAGGTTTGAGTACCTATGCATTTTTCTGGCAACATAATAGAAAAAGTAGGCCGTTAACGATGTTAGATATGATTAAGGACACGAAATCTTATGGAGGAGAAGTTTTTCAAATTTGCGACTACCCACCACTTGAAAAAGCGACGACAGAAGAATTAAAAAACATTGCAGATTATGCTGATTTTCTTGAGGTCAAGTTAGAAATAGGGACACGCGGCATTAATAAAGAACACCTGTTACATTTTAAAAAAATTGCTGAAACGTTACGTGCTAAAGTCGTTCGAACAATGCTCCACACTCCTGACGATAAACCAAGCAATGCAGAAGCATGTGAACGACTTCAAAGCGTCCTTCCATTCTACAAGGAAGCAAATATACAACTTTCATTAGAAACATATGAGCAAGTACCTACTCGTCAATTGATCGACATCGTTTGTACGTTAAATCACTCCCATTTAGGTATTTGCTTAGACCCTGCAAATACAATTGCTTCCCTTGAGATGCCAGGTGATGTCATAAAAAACACCGCTCCTTTTGTCAACAATCTTCATGTGAAAGATTTTCACTTTACAAGACATGACGGATGGGTAGGGTTTTCATTAACAGGAACTTCGTTGGGAAAGGGCTTATTAAATACAGATTTATTAATGAATTCGTTAAATCAGAAAAAGAATAAAGAGTTAAGTGCAATTCTTGAATTTTGGCTCCCTTTTCAAGGGACGATTGAAAAAACAATTGAAATTGAAAAAAAGTGGATCGAGGAAAGTATGAATTACTTAAGGAGGATAACAACATGA
- a CDS encoding GntP family permease — protein MTNEGQMVLGLVIGVFVLVFLAIKTKVHIFPALLIGASLTGIIGGMPPLSVIDSITNGFGTTLSSIGIVIGFGVMLGRVLEVSGAAERLAFSVIKIIGKRKEEWAMALTGYIVSIPIFVDSAFVILAPVIKALSSKTGKSIVSLGVSLGVGLIITHHFVPPTPGPLGVAGIFGVDIGHLLLSGLLFGIPLIFVGVYYAKWIGKRIHQLPTEDGLDWYRPNKPTTYQEVLDMEEKRELPSLFLSVLPIFLPIILIFMNTGLNALGLTGGFYDFLIFLGTPVVAVGMGLLIAIYTLFYRIKRSEALERMEEGVSSAGIILLVTGAGGALGYILRDSGTGDYIASLVASLPLPAILIPFFVASIVRLIQGSGTVAMITAASITAPILQNMDVNLILAAQAATMGAFVFSYFNDSGFHVITRLMGIKNVKEQIMVWSIPMTLIWLFSLGMLLIANVFV, from the coding sequence ATGACAAATGAAGGACAAATGGTTTTAGGTCTTGTTATAGGTGTTTTTGTACTAGTTTTCTTAGCTATTAAGACAAAAGTACATATTTTTCCTGCTTTGTTAATTGGAGCTTCTCTAACTGGAATTATCGGTGGCATGCCACCACTTTCAGTTATTGACTCCATAACAAATGGGTTTGGAACAACACTTAGCTCAATTGGTATCGTTATTGGTTTTGGCGTCATGCTTGGTAGAGTGTTAGAAGTATCTGGAGCAGCTGAACGGTTAGCTTTTAGTGTCATAAAAATAATTGGTAAAAGAAAAGAAGAGTGGGCAATGGCTTTGACAGGTTACATTGTCTCTATTCCAATCTTTGTGGATTCAGCCTTTGTTATTTTAGCACCTGTAATTAAAGCGCTTTCTTCAAAAACGGGAAAATCTATTGTTTCTTTAGGTGTTTCCTTAGGTGTAGGACTCATTATTACTCACCATTTTGTGCCGCCAACTCCAGGACCTTTAGGTGTAGCGGGTATCTTCGGGGTAGACATTGGACACTTACTTTTATCAGGTTTATTATTTGGAATTCCCCTCATTTTCGTAGGAGTCTATTATGCTAAATGGATTGGAAAACGAATTCATCAATTGCCTACAGAGGATGGACTAGACTGGTATCGCCCTAATAAGCCTACGACTTATCAAGAAGTACTTGATATGGAAGAAAAAAGAGAGTTGCCTTCCCTTTTTCTCTCTGTTTTACCGATTTTTCTACCAATAATACTTATTTTTATGAATACAGGATTAAATGCTCTAGGTCTTACCGGTGGGTTTTATGACTTCCTTATTTTTCTCGGAACACCAGTAGTCGCAGTAGGAATGGGATTGCTTATTGCAATTTATACATTATTTTATCGTATCAAGCGTTCAGAAGCGCTCGAAAGGATGGAAGAAGGCGTAAGCTCAGCAGGGATTATACTGTTAGTTACTGGTGCTGGTGGAGCGCTGGGTTATATTTTGCGCGATAGTGGCACGGGTGATTATATTGCCAGTCTTGTGGCGTCGTTACCGCTACCAGCTATATTAATCCCCTTTTTTGTTGCCAGTATTGTCCGTCTTATTCAAGGTAGTGGAACAGTTGCCATGATTACAGCTGCATCAATTACAGCTCCTATCTTACAAAACATGGATGTAAATTTAATATTAGCCGCTCAAGCAGCAACAATGGGGGCGTTTGTCTTTTCCTATTTTAACGATAGTGGGTTCCATGTTATTACACGACTGATGGGAATTAAAAATGTCAAAGAGCAAATTATGGTTTGGTCAATCCCTATGACTTTAATCTGGCTATTTTCACTTGGAATGTTATTAATCGCAAATGTGTTTGTTTAA
- the glpX gene encoding class II fructose-bisphosphatase → MLLDFVGVTEAAAVAAYPYVGKGDKWKVDDLATTAMRTTLNDMSMTARVVIGEGEIDEAPMLYIGEILGNRQGLELDLAVDPLDGTTMTAKGTRDAMTILAASPKNTLLHAPDMYMEKMAVCKDLVGHVHIDKCLEENIQAIMKIRQTSADEITVAIQDRGRHAEQIETLRRLGVKTLLFHDGDVSYAIAAAIEEDPIDLFIGTGGAPEGVISAVAVKCLGGDFQARLKPQNTLEIKRCQKMGIQFVEKALTLADLVKSDDCLFVATAVTDSYLLKGISKDSLGSYTTHSMLLHGKSQKMQTLSSNFLIPKEKQVV, encoded by the coding sequence ATGCTGCTTGATTTTGTTGGAGTAACTGAGGCGGCTGCCGTTGCAGCCTACCCGTATGTTGGGAAGGGGGATAAATGGAAGGTTGACGATCTCGCAACGACTGCAATGCGTACAACTCTAAACGACATGAGTATGACAGCACGTGTCGTCATTGGTGAAGGAGAAATTGATGAGGCACCGATGCTCTACATTGGGGAAATCCTTGGGAATCGTCAAGGGTTGGAGCTTGATTTGGCAGTGGACCCCCTTGACGGCACGACCATGACCGCCAAGGGCACAAGGGATGCAATGACGATTCTTGCGGCGTCTCCAAAAAACACATTGCTTCACGCTCCCGATATGTATATGGAGAAAATGGCCGTCTGTAAAGATTTAGTTGGTCATGTTCATATCGATAAGTGCTTGGAAGAGAACATACAAGCAATTATGAAGATAAGACAGACATCAGCTGATGAGATTACAGTAGCAATCCAAGATCGTGGCAGACACGCAGAGCAAATTGAAACGTTGCGACGTTTGGGCGTGAAAACCTTGCTTTTTCATGATGGAGATGTCTCTTACGCTATTGCCGCTGCCATTGAAGAGGACCCAATTGACCTCTTTATTGGTACTGGAGGAGCACCAGAGGGTGTCATTTCAGCGGTAGCGGTTAAATGTTTAGGCGGTGATTTCCAAGCGCGCTTAAAACCTCAGAACACACTAGAAATTAAACGGTGTCAAAAGATGGGCATACAATTCGTTGAAAAAGCTTTGACCCTAGCTGATTTAGTGAAATCGGATGATTGTTTATTTGTGGCTACTGCTGTAACAGATTCCTATTTATTAAAAGGCATAAGTAAAGATTCATTAGGTTCTTATACAACTCATTCAATGTTACTTCACGGTAAAAGTCAAAAGATGCAGACTTTAAGCTCGAATTTCCTAATTCCGAAAGAAAAACAAGTAGTATGA
- the rpiB gene encoding ribose 5-phosphate isomerase B — protein sequence MKIAIGSDHNGYEFKEKIKAFITEELGYEVEDFGCHSCDSTDYPSVSFEVAEKIAHKVYDRGILICGTGLGVAIAANKYKGIRAATTHDVYSAERAIASNNAQIITMGAQVIGIESGKKIVKAYLGLNFDESRSGKKVQMIIDKEESLN from the coding sequence ATGAAAATAGCAATTGGTAGTGATCATAATGGATACGAATTTAAAGAGAAGATTAAAGCATTTATTACTGAGGAACTCGGATACGAGGTGGAGGACTTTGGCTGTCATTCTTGTGACTCGACTGACTATCCGAGCGTATCCTTCGAGGTAGCTGAAAAGATCGCTCATAAAGTCTATGATCGAGGAATTCTAATTTGTGGAACAGGCTTAGGTGTTGCCATTGCTGCGAACAAATACAAAGGCATTCGTGCAGCAACAACGCATGATGTATACTCTGCCGAAAGAGCAATCGCTAGCAATAATGCACAAATCATTACGATGGGTGCCCAAGTGATTGGAATTGAATCAGGGAAGAAAATTGTAAAAGCTTACTTAGGATTGAATTTCGACGAATCTCGCTCTGGTAAAAAAGTACAGATGATAATTGATAAAGAAGAATCATTAAACTAA
- a CDS encoding triose-phosphate isomerase — translation MKPFWIGTNWKMTKTTKEGLAYVEKLKTFDKDARQAGLQLFVIPSFLSLPSIHPALNGTNIKLGAQNMHWAEQGAYTGEISASMLTEAGVQMIELGHSERRKYFNETDEQLNKKLKTAIHHGIQPLVCIGEDRDTKQAGESAVFNYLAQQIDRALHGIQEEDLSSLLLAYEPVWAIGEQGVPAEAAYIDRIHTFIRNHLRKHYRSVGDSIPLLYGGSVHLDNFHSYRALEHVNGLFVGRAAWDMDLFKQMLTELIQIKSDGGYTR, via the coding sequence ATGAAACCTTTTTGGATCGGTACAAACTGGAAAATGACAAAAACAACTAAAGAAGGACTTGCATATGTCGAGAAATTAAAAACATTTGATAAAGACGCTAGGCAAGCTGGTTTACAATTGTTTGTTATCCCTTCTTTTTTGTCGCTTCCTAGCATCCATCCTGCGCTGAATGGTACAAACATTAAGCTTGGCGCTCAAAATATGCATTGGGCGGAGCAAGGTGCATATACTGGTGAAATTTCTGCATCGATGCTAACGGAAGCGGGCGTGCAAATGATTGAACTTGGTCATTCTGAACGTCGAAAGTATTTTAACGAAACAGATGAACAATTGAACAAAAAGCTTAAAACCGCCATCCATCACGGGATTCAACCGTTAGTATGCATTGGCGAAGATCGGGACACCAAACAAGCAGGTGAAAGCGCTGTTTTTAACTACTTAGCACAGCAAATCGATAGAGCGCTACATGGAATACAAGAAGAAGACCTTAGCAGTCTGCTTTTGGCATATGAGCCTGTTTGGGCAATTGGTGAGCAAGGTGTTCCGGCAGAAGCGGCCTATATAGATCGCATTCATACTTTCATTCGCAATCACCTTAGAAAACATTATCGTTCAGTAGGTGATAGCATTCCTCTCTTATACGGAGGAAGTGTTCATCTTGATAACTTCCATTCCTACCGAGCGTTGGAGCATGTCAACGGTTTGTTCGTCGGTAGAGCCGCATGGGATATGGATTTATTTAAGCAAATGCTAACAGAATTAATACAGATTAAGTCGGATGGAGGCTATACACGATGA
- the dhaL gene encoding dihydroxyacetone kinase subunit DhaL produces MQATVESLTPEQTKAMILYIGEKVIEAKPTLTEIDSAIGDGDHGIGMETGFNKATENLLKLDPLTIQEVFKTTGMSMISSMGGASGVIFGTLFTGGLKTMADTNELNTATLSDFFQQSLLAIQTRGKASVGDKTMIDALAPAVEAFKQGAAEGLPLYEVLQRVEAASLQGVEDTKELTANFGRAKSLGKRAIGHQDAGATTVWIIFRSMKEWIELVST; encoded by the coding sequence ATGCAAGCAACAGTAGAATCCTTAACACCCGAGCAAACGAAGGCAATGATTCTTTATATTGGAGAAAAAGTGATTGAGGCGAAACCAACACTCACAGAAATTGATAGTGCAATTGGAGATGGCGATCACGGAATTGGAATGGAAACAGGATTCAATAAAGCAACTGAAAACCTTTTGAAATTAGATCCTTTAACGATACAGGAAGTTTTTAAAACGACAGGTATGTCAATGATTTCATCTATGGGTGGAGCTTCTGGAGTTATTTTTGGAACCTTGTTTACTGGGGGCCTAAAAACAATGGCCGACACAAACGAATTAAATACAGCGACCTTAAGTGATTTTTTTCAACAATCGCTACTTGCCATTCAAACAAGAGGAAAGGCTTCTGTGGGTGACAAAACAATGATTGATGCACTTGCACCTGCTGTGGAGGCGTTTAAACAAGGAGCTGCAGAGGGTCTTCCACTTTATGAAGTCCTTCAGAGAGTGGAAGCCGCAAGCTTACAAGGCGTAGAAGATACAAAAGAATTGACTGCCAACTTTGGACGTGCGAAGTCATTAGGCAAACGAGCAATTGGTCACCAAGATGCTGGAGCAACTACAGTTTGGATTATCTTCCGTTCAATGAAGGAATGGATCGAGCTGGTCTCAACATGA
- a CDS encoding dihydroxyacetone kinase subunit DhaK, giving the protein MKKIINTTNEIIPEMIEGFLAAYGNDFKKVNSVNGLIKKELKNKVSLLIGGGSGHEPMFMGFIGEGLADGAAIGNVFAAPTPDLILETTRELDQGHGVLYVYGNYSGDILNFDMAAELAELDGIETRTVLVCDDVASAPADKKQNRRGIAGDVFVIKIAGAAVNSGLSLDETAGIAQKASDSTFSVGVALSPGTIPGLEKPTFNIPEDKIEFGMGIHGEPGIEQTPMMTANELTDKMLDYLLNESPIDRGDEVAVLVNGLGSTTLLELFIVNKRIKEVLEQRNIHIYDLVVNNYCTAQEMGGFSITLLKLDSELKPYYDAPALSPYYNKLNETRRSK; this is encoded by the coding sequence ATGAAAAAAATTATAAATACAACCAATGAAATCATACCTGAAATGATAGAAGGTTTTTTAGCTGCTTATGGAAACGATTTCAAAAAAGTTAATTCTGTCAATGGTTTAATTAAAAAAGAATTAAAAAACAAGGTTTCACTTTTAATTGGTGGTGGAAGTGGCCATGAACCAATGTTTATGGGTTTTATCGGTGAAGGGTTAGCCGATGGTGCTGCAATTGGAAACGTATTCGCAGCGCCTACTCCAGATCTTATATTAGAAACAACCAGAGAGCTGGATCAGGGTCACGGTGTTTTATACGTATATGGCAATTATTCTGGTGATATTTTAAATTTTGATATGGCTGCGGAATTAGCTGAGCTTGATGGTATTGAAACAAGAACGGTTTTGGTCTGTGACGATGTTGCTTCTGCACCGGCTGATAAAAAGCAGAATCGTCGAGGTATTGCTGGTGACGTATTTGTCATAAAAATTGCCGGTGCAGCTGTAAATAGTGGGTTATCCTTGGACGAAACGGCAGGAATAGCTCAAAAAGCAAGTGATTCTACTTTTTCTGTCGGAGTTGCACTATCTCCTGGTACCATTCCAGGTCTTGAGAAGCCAACCTTCAACATACCAGAGGATAAAATTGAATTTGGTATGGGAATTCACGGTGAACCAGGGATAGAGCAGACACCGATGATGACAGCAAATGAACTTACGGATAAAATGCTTGATTATCTGTTAAACGAGTCCCCTATTGATCGTGGAGATGAGGTTGCCGTTCTTGTAAATGGACTTGGTTCTACGACCTTATTGGAACTCTTTATTGTAAACAAACGCATAAAAGAAGTTCTCGAGCAGAGAAACATTCACATTTATGACCTTGTTGTAAATAACTATTGTACGGCACAAGAAATGGGTGGATTTTCTATTACTCTATTAAAGCTAGACAGTGAGTTAAAACCATATTACGATGCGCCTGCCTTATCCCCTTATTACAATAAATTAAATGAAACGAGGAGGTCAAAATAA
- a CDS encoding DeoR/GlpR family DNA-binding transcription regulator encodes MSKLFATERQTKIMEHLLSKNRLTVKELSEKMGVSGATLRLDLRKMEEEGLLLRTHGGAVLKETDQDNDTSFSNRVITNVVAKSAIAKKAYTIIKPNTSILLDASSTCLELAKLLKETSMKLTVVTSGIYTAFEMIENPRITTILIGGIVGKSGSTIEGTFGVSMLDHININYFFTSSNGFSFQNGLTDFNIYEVELKKEMVKKAEKIVALVDQSKMNHTSISSFASLEQIDTFISDYQPTEDWINKIQSKGIEYIKS; translated from the coding sequence ATGTCGAAGTTATTTGCGACTGAACGTCAAACGAAAATTATGGAACATTTACTTAGCAAGAATCGATTAACGGTAAAAGAGCTTTCCGAAAAAATGGGGGTTTCAGGCGCGACTTTGAGACTTGATTTGCGGAAAATGGAAGAGGAAGGCTTATTACTACGGACACACGGGGGAGCTGTATTAAAGGAGACAGATCAGGATAATGACACATCTTTTTCCAATCGAGTCATTACAAATGTTGTTGCTAAATCAGCCATAGCAAAAAAAGCCTATACCATCATTAAACCCAATACAAGTATTTTATTAGATGCAAGCTCGACTTGCCTGGAACTCGCAAAACTCTTAAAAGAAACATCCATGAAGTTAACTGTCGTTACAAGCGGGATTTATACTGCATTTGAAATGATTGAAAACCCTAGAATAACAACGATTTTAATTGGCGGGATTGTCGGGAAATCCGGCAGCACGATTGAAGGAACGTTTGGAGTGTCGATGCTTGATCATATTAACATTAATTACTTCTTTACTTCTTCAAATGGTTTTTCTTTTCAAAACGGACTAACTGATTTCAATATTTATGAAGTTGAACTGAAGAAAGAAATGGTGAAAAAAGCAGAAAAAATTGTTGCTTTAGTGGATCAATCTAAAATGAATCATACTTCTATTTCTTCGTTTGCATCATTGGAGCAAATTGATACCTTCATCTCGGACTATCAACCAACAGAGGACTGGATAAACAAAATTCAATCAAAAGGGATCGAATATATAAAATCGTAA
- the tkt gene encoding transketolase: MDVKKVEELAINTIRTLSIDGIEKANSGHPGMPMGSAPMAFNLWSNHMNYNPANPTWSNRDRFILSAGHGSMLLYSLLHLTGHDISMEDLKAFRQLGSKTPGHPEFGHTPGVEATTGPLGQGLAMAVGMAMAERHLAATYNTENYQIVDHYTYAICGDGDLMEGVSAEAASLAGHLGLNRLVVLYDSNDISLDGDLHESFSENVVKRYEAYGWNVIYVEDGTDVETINQAILKAKVSDRPTLIEVKTIIGFGSPNKSATAASHGSPLGSDEVKLTKEAYKWTFEEDFYIPEEVKRYFASVKEIGEKKESDWNNLFSAYRKDYPELAAQYERAYAGKLPLNYDQLLPSYEINDRLATRASSGETLNALAANVPELFGGSADLAGSNKTTLHGEGNFSKENYSGRNIWFGVREFAMGCALNGMAVHGGLKVFGGTFFVFSDYLRPAIRISALMGVPVTYVLTHDSIAVGEDGPTHEPIEQLAALRAMPGISIIRPGDANEVVAAWRLALESTNQPTALVLSRQDIDTQGTTYNTAYDGVKKGAYVILEAKRKPDIILLATGSELELAMNAQVELQKENIEASVVSMPSWDRFEAQSEEYKTSVLPKDVKARLAIEMGSSLGWSKYVGDQGDALTIDTFGASGNGKDLMERFGFSVANVVKHAKKLIPNAT, encoded by the coding sequence ATGGATGTGAAGAAAGTTGAAGAATTAGCAATTAATACGATTCGAACATTATCGATTGATGGCATTGAAAAGGCAAACTCCGGACACCCTGGGATGCCTATGGGATCAGCCCCGATGGCGTTTAATTTGTGGAGTAATCACATGAATTACAATCCTGCAAATCCAACTTGGTCTAATCGCGATCGATTTATTTTGTCTGCAGGGCACGGCTCCATGCTTTTGTATAGCTTGCTTCATTTAACCGGGCATGACATATCGATGGAAGATTTAAAAGCCTTTCGTCAATTAGGAAGTAAAACACCTGGCCATCCAGAGTTTGGTCATACTCCAGGTGTAGAAGCAACAACAGGCCCTCTCGGCCAAGGTCTTGCTATGGCCGTCGGTATGGCAATGGCAGAACGGCATTTAGCTGCAACTTACAATACTGAAAACTATCAGATCGTTGATCATTATACATACGCAATCTGTGGCGATGGCGATCTTATGGAAGGGGTATCTGCTGAGGCCGCCTCTCTTGCTGGTCACTTGGGCTTAAATAGACTCGTCGTCTTGTATGACTCCAACGACATTTCGCTTGACGGTGATTTGCATGAGTCTTTTTCAGAAAATGTTGTTAAACGATACGAGGCATATGGGTGGAATGTCATCTATGTAGAGGACGGAACTGATGTCGAAACTATTAATCAAGCAATTCTTAAAGCAAAGGTATCAGATCGTCCTACATTAATTGAAGTAAAAACAATCATTGGGTTCGGATCACCAAACAAATCGGCAACAGCTGCTTCTCACGGTTCTCCTCTTGGTTCAGATGAAGTAAAGCTAACAAAAGAAGCATATAAATGGACTTTTGAAGAAGATTTTTACATCCCCGAGGAAGTGAAACGTTATTTTGCTTCTGTAAAAGAAATAGGTGAAAAAAAAGAGTCTGATTGGAACAACCTTTTTTCAGCTTATCGAAAAGATTATCCAGAGCTAGCTGCACAGTACGAGCGAGCGTATGCGGGTAAACTTCCGTTGAACTACGATCAACTCCTACCAAGCTATGAGATAAATGATCGTCTAGCTACTCGTGCTTCTTCCGGTGAAACGTTGAATGCGCTAGCAGCTAATGTGCCAGAACTATTTGGAGGTTCTGCTGATTTAGCCGGTTCCAATAAAACAACGTTACACGGCGAGGGGAATTTCAGTAAGGAAAATTATAGTGGACGCAACATTTGGTTCGGAGTAAGGGAGTTCGCTATGGGGTGCGCCTTAAACGGTATGGCCGTTCACGGTGGGTTAAAAGTGTTTGGCGGTACATTCTTTGTGTTCTCTGACTATTTACGTCCCGCTATCCGCATATCGGCATTAATGGGTGTCCCTGTTACGTACGTATTAACACACGATAGTATCGCTGTTGGTGAAGACGGACCGACTCATGAGCCCATTGAACAGCTAGCAGCTTTACGAGCGATGCCTGGTATCTCTATTATTCGCCCCGGGGATGCCAATGAAGTAGTCGCAGCTTGGAGATTAGCCTTAGAATCGACAAATCAACCAACAGCGCTTGTCTTAAGCCGTCAAGACATAGATACACAGGGAACCACTTACAACACGGCATATGATGGCGTGAAGAAGGGAGCTTACGTCATCTTAGAAGCAAAACGAAAGCCCGACATCATTCTTCTTGCTACAGGCTCTGAATTAGAACTTGCGATGAATGCACAGGTCGAATTACAAAAAGAGAACATAGAAGCGTCAGTTGTGAGTATGCCAAGCTGGGACCGATTTGAAGCACAATCAGAAGAGTATAAAACATCGGTTCTCCCTAAAGATGTAAAAGCTCGTCTAGCAATTGAAATGGGGTCATCACTCGGCTGGTCAAAGTATGTGGGGGATCAGGGAGATGCACTCACCATCGATACTTTTGGCGCATCCGGAAATGGAAAAGATTTAATGGAACGTTTCGGCTTTTCAGTAGCCAATGTTGTGAAGCATGCAAAAAAATTAATACCGAATGCAACGTAA